Part of the bacterium genome is shown below.
CCGTTTCGGTCAGGTGCAGCTTTTCGAGATTGACCAGCTTCATGAAATTGCGCGTCATCAGCCGCAGCGCTTCGATGCGTTCGATGATCCTGGCGGAGTAGCCGTCGTAAACCGCGGCCGCTTCCGGTGAGCGCGCGCGATATTCCATTTGCAGGCGCTGCTGCGTGAGCAGAATGCTGGTGAGCGGGTTCTTGATGTCATGCGCGATACGCTGCGCCATTTTGCCCCAGGTTTTGGCCTGGTGAATTTCCAAGTCAACGGATTTATCGAGCACTTGCACCAGCCAATGCGGCCGGGAACGGCCTTTGATTGGCAGCGGATCCGCGATCACATGAACCACGCGCTCGCTTTGTTCCGGAGGACACGTGATTTTGGTTTCGTGGCGATGATAAGGTGCTTGCAGCGCGGCCCGCAAAAAGGCCAGCAATTCGTCATGATTCAAAACTTCGGTGAAATGGCGATCCTGCAAGGATTTCGGTTCAGCCTGCTGCATGCAGGAAAAGAGCCGATGATTGCACCGCAAGATGCGGCCATCGGGCCGGAGAAACAGCAAGCCGCGGGAGTCGTTTGCAAAGACGAAATCCTGTAAAGCCCCCGTTAAGCGTGAACGCCCCCGCATTCGGATGACAGCGCCGGTCATCATCACGGCAAGAACGAGCGCGGTAATTGCCAGAGCAGGCCTGCCATAGCGGTACCACAGGTGAAATTCGTTCTTGGTCATGCGCAGCAAGGTGATCTTGTCATCAAAAGCAACGAGGAGGCACGACGGTTCCCCGACTTCCTTTCGCATTCCGCCCAAATACTTTGCGCCACTCATGAACGCGCGGATTTCGAGATCGGGCCCCAGCACGTAGAGCGTCTTGTCATTATGCGCGACAATCTCATTCAGCCCGTCGCCATCAGAATCGGACAAGAGGGCCAGTGAAAATTCCCCGAAAGCAAGCTGATGGCGTTTGAGCAATCGGAAGGTGCGATCCATTACCCAAATTTCGTCGGGGTGGCGGAGCGCTACGATCTCGAACTTGCCATCGCGGTCGAAATCTGCGATCACATGGCCACGAAACTGATCGGGGAATTCAATTTTTTGAAGGCTGCGCCAGGTTCCGGCTTCAATGATTTCAAAACTCGACTTCAGCGGATCTTGGGCGGCAAGCGTGCTGCTGCGGACAATGAATTCACGCCGGCTATCGCCATCAAAATCAGCAGAATTCAAACTGACCAGGCTCCAGGTTTTGCCATATTGTTTTGACCACACGATCTCAATTGGGATGGCAAGCTTGAAAGCGATCAGGTAGGAGTGTTGATCATCAAATCCTCCAGCTTGTGCCCCATTATTGGGCGAAAAGCTTCGCACCAGAACCTCGCTGACGCCATCGTTATTGAAATCATCGCAGTAACTGTCCATTATCATGGCGCCAACCAGTTTTTGTGCCAGCAATTGGCCCTCCGGCAACGAATGAACGAGTATTCCTCGCGGTGCACGAGCCAAGCCGGTACGGATTACAGTCACCAGATCATTCCGGCCATCTTGATTGACATCGGCAAGATGGTAATCTGTAATCGCAGGATCCCATTCCAGTTCACCCTCCGGTTCGTGCCGGGGATAGCCGTTGACAAGAAAAAAGGAAAACAGCTTGCGGCCATCGGTGGCAATAAAACTCACAAATAGAGAATCATTGCGCAGAAGCGTCACAACCAATTCTTGCTTGTTGTCGCGATTCCAATCCAGGCATCTGACGTCCCAAATCAACGCCGGAAAGTTGACTTGTTCAACGATGAGATCGGCGTGGGTCCGGATTTGCAGAAAACTCGAGCGTGTGCCGGTGACGGCGTCTGTGGCATTATGGATTTTCAGGATCTCATAGTGGCCGTCCCCGTTCAAATCTTCCAGAATAACGGAGGGATCATATGCGGCGACGCTCTCCAGCTTGAAAGGAAAGTCGTTCGAATCCACTGAATGCTGAAGAACTTGCGAGCAACCGCTGATCCACAAAGCCAAAAGCAGACTTCGCGCGCGCCGGCATGCCATGATGACCCCGTTTGGATGTGCCCTAGATTGTAGTATTGAATTCGAGTGGGATCGCAAGTCCTGGGTGTCAGCAAGGAGGCTGAACTGGAGAGCAAAGTAGGACAATTGGGCAGGAAGTCAAGCGGTTTTATTGGCTGTGACTGAAGGCGGTGGCGGCAAAATGAGTGGTTGACATAGAGTGAGCAATTCACTAAAATAAGCGAGTAATCTGGTTGAAGGTGGTTCAAATCAGAAGCATGGAGAATAGTGGGATGCTTCATGCGAGATGAACGCAAGCGCGCCGAAAATGAGCGCAAATTTACGGCATGGGATGAGTTGCCCGACGGCGGCCGCCGCTATTTCTTCGTAGTCGCAGGCCATCACGGTTGGAGCGCGCGCTATGTCAAGGAGGTGGATGCTTTCGAGGAGACGATGAAGTTCTATCAAGAGATTTATGATCATCTCGGCCGGCTGATCGAAATTCACGAAAAGTATCCGATTGACAAGGGACACATTAGAACCTCTGGAGCTTGAACATGATAATCACACGCCGCGAAGTGGCTGAAAAACTCATCGCCTTTCTCCAGCATCGCTTGACCCTGGCTGATTTGGTAACTTGGGCGGAGTGGGCGACCATGGAAGCGGATTTCGATGAGCGCGATTTCAATACGCTGCGGGATATCGTTAGCCGTCTGGGAGTGGCGGATGTCAAGGCGTTTGGACTGAGTTGGAGGGATTGCGAGGATTTCTTGTCACGGCTGGGATATCACATCAGCCTCACGGTCTCGGAGCAAGCCAGCGCGACAGCTTGATGCTGGTGCAGCAAAAGCATTCGCAAGTTTGAGGCGTGAAAGAGCGCTTTCTACACGGTTTTTTCGTGTTCCTCTCGCGGCGACGCATATCCATATTTTGCTTTGAGTCGCTGAATCAACTCATGCTCCTGCGCCGTTACGTCTTCACCCAATTCGGGGGCCAGGTCGTGCGTCGCCCACCATTCGCGCTCCTCGTCTTCCGACGCGAATTTTGGAATTTGGTCCAGAGAATGCACAAGTATGCGGGGCGCTTTCTTGTTCTGCTTCATCGGGTCCTCTATTTTTTCGATACTGACGACGCTGGCTTGCATTCTCACTTTTTTATCCCCAACACCTGCATCTTCTTCCACAGCGACGTCCGGTTAATGCCGAGCGCTTCGGCGGTTACCATGATTTCCCAGTCATGTTCATTCAGCTTCTTCAGGATGAATGCGCGCTCGAACGCGGCGCGGGCTTCTTCCAACGTTTGTTCGCGCGGGGTTGATTTTGCTGCGGGCGGTTGCGGCATTGGCGTTTTTAATGCTTCACGCAGCAGGGTGGCATCGATCGTCCGCTCGAACGAAAGCACGGCGGCGCGCTCGATCACGTTATTCAGCTCACGCACATTTCCCGGCCAATCATGATTTTGCAGCAGCGGCCAAACATTGCCGGCAAAGCGCTTTTGTGAAAGGCCCTGCCCGCGGCAAATCTCCTCCAAAAAGAACTCCGCCAGCGGTTGAATATCCTCCTTGCGTTCGCGCAGCGGGGGCACGTGAATGGGTATGACGTTCAAGCGATAGTACAAATCACTGCGGAAATTGCCGTTTTCGATTTCCTGCTGCAAATCTTTGTTGGTCGCGGCAACGAGACGGACATCCACCTGGCGCGTCTCCGCACTGCCCAGCATGCTGACGGCGCCGTCTTCGAGCACGCGCAGCACTTTGGCCTGCATCATCAGACTCATGTCGGCAATCTCGTCTAAAAACAGCGTGCCGCGATGCGCCTGCTGCAACCTGCCGGGATGATCGTGATCCGCGCCGCTGAAAGCGCCCTTTTTATAGCCGAACAACTCGCTTTCAATCAACGTTTCCGGAATTGCGGAGCAGTTCATGGCAGCGAAGGGAAACTCGGCGCGGCGGCTGTTGTAGTGAATCGCACGCGCAACCAAATCCTTGCCGGCGCCGCTCTCACCGGTGATCAGCACTTTGCTGTCGACTTTCGCGGCGCGCTCGATCAGCGCAAACACATTTTGCATTTTTTCGTCGCGGCCAATCATGCGGTAACGCTGCTTGACTTCGGCGAGCAGGTGATCGCGCTGCTCGCGCAGCCGGCTGGTGTGTAGCGCGTTGCGGAGGGTCAACAGCATGCGTTCCGCTTCCAGCGGCTTTTCGATGAAATCATAGGCCCCCAGCTTGGTCGCCTCCACCGCGCTGCCAATCGTGCCATGCAGGCTGATCATGATCACCGGCAGGTCCGGTTTCAGGCTCATGCTCTGCCTGAGCACCTCCAGCCCGTTCAGGCGCGGCATCTGCAAATCAAGCAGCACGGCGTCCACCTTTTCGTGAGATAAAATATCCAGCGCCTCCTTGCCGTCGCGCGCCTCGCGGCAGGCGTATTTGTGGTATTCCAGAATCTCCCGCACGCTCTCGCGCAGGTGGGGATCGTCATCGACGATCAGGATCACGGCCGAGTGGTTCATGGTTTCACCGTGGTTCAGTTGCCAAAAGGAAACGCAGCGTTGACGGCTTGCAACCGGCAGCAGGCCAAACCGGACAAAAATGGCCATTCGCCCCGCCAATTGCAAGGGGGATGCCGTCCGCCGGCTGACAGAATTCTCTTGTTCCGCTGCCGGCAAGGATTATATTGGCGCATCGGGGTCGCGCGAATCAACTCGACTCACTCTTCTTCGCTCCTCCATCCTCGAGCCAGCATCGAAGCCCCGCCCATTTTCCCATTCTGAGTTTCTCGCCGCCGCACGCCGCGCTGTTTTCGTTCCTTGACAGGAAGCATGCGACATGGTGACGTATTTCCCTGCGCCGGCGGATTCCGTCCGTTCTGCTGTTGCCAATTGCTGCTGAAGAAGATGCCCACTCATATCCTGCACGACCGTTCTTCAGCCCGGCTTTTTTCTCATGCGCGAAGGTAGGTGAACATGTTTGATCGGCCGCCATTTGCAGTTCTCACTGTCTGTGCCGTCTGCATGCTGACGGTTGCCAGCGTTGGTGGCCGCTGTTTGCCCGACTCGGGCACGGCGGATGATTTGGCGCAGGGCCTGGTATTTGACCGCGCCCCCCACGCCATGACGGCACTGGCCAAGCCCGGCCATCTGCAGGCCGTTGTGGATCCACAGTTTCACACCGTGCTGCGGCGCATTTCAGACGTGGAGGCCACGACTTCCGGCGACAATGCCATCATCATGCCCATGTATTTCACCATGCCG
Proteins encoded:
- a CDS encoding ATP-binding protein; amino-acid sequence: MDSNDFPFKLESVAAYDPSVILEDLNGDGHYEILKIHNATDAVTGTRSSFLQIRTHADLIVEQVNFPALIWDVRCLDWNRDNKQELVVTLLRNDSLFVSFIATDGRKLFSFFLVNGYPRHEPEGELEWDPAITDYHLADVNQDGRNDLVTVIRTGLARAPRGILVHSLPEGQLLAQKLVGAMIMDSYCDDFNNDGVSEVLVRSFSPNNGAQAGGFDDQHSYLIAFKLAIPIEIVWSKQYGKTWSLVSLNSADFDGDSRREFIVRSSTLAAQDPLKSSFEIIEAGTWRSLQKIEFPDQFRGHVIADFDRDGKFEIVALRHPDEIWVMDRTFRLLKRHQLAFGEFSLALLSDSDGDGLNEIVAHNDKTLYVLGPDLEIRAFMSGAKYLGGMRKEVGEPSCLLVAFDDKITLLRMTKNEFHLWYRYGRPALAITALVLAVMMTGAVIRMRGRSRLTGALQDFVFANDSRGLLFLRPDGRILRCNHRLFSCMQQAEPKSLQDRHFTEVLNHDELLAFLRAALQAPYHRHETKITCPPEQSERVVHVIADPLPIKGRSRPHWLVQVLDKSVDLEIHQAKTWGKMAQRIAHDIKNPLTSILLTQQRLQMEYRARSPEAAAVYDGYSARIIERIEALRLMTRNFMKLVNLEKLHLTETELHPFLRDTVQHLSKNLPPDVELELKLNGQDETGSMDPDQIKVLLENLISNAVNAMPRGGRITISANTTKDLHLVAVAPGPRDYAVIEISDTGKGMPPDMLTKIFAPEFTATENGTGLGLAMVKKIVDGHHGHIEVESTPGLGTVFSVYLPVR
- a CDS encoding BrnA antitoxin family protein produces the protein MEEDAGVGDKKVRMQASVVSIEKIEDPMKQNKKAPRILVHSLDQIPKFASEDEEREWWATHDLAPELGEDVTAQEHELIQRLKAKYGYASPREEHEKTV
- a CDS encoding sigma-54 dependent transcriptional regulator, which codes for MNHSAVILIVDDDPHLRESVREILEYHKYACREARDGKEALDILSHEKVDAVLLDLQMPRLNGLEVLRQSMSLKPDLPVIMISLHGTIGSAVEATKLGAYDFIEKPLEAERMLLTLRNALHTSRLREQRDHLLAEVKQRYRMIGRDEKMQNVFALIERAAKVDSKVLITGESGAGKDLVARAIHYNSRRAEFPFAAMNCSAIPETLIESELFGYKKGAFSGADHDHPGRLQQAHRGTLFLDEIADMSLMMQAKVLRVLEDGAVSMLGSAETRQVDVRLVAATNKDLQQEIENGNFRSDLYYRLNVIPIHVPPLRERKEDIQPLAEFFLEEICRGQGLSQKRFAGNVWPLLQNHDWPGNVRELNNVIERAAVLSFERTIDATLLREALKTPMPQPPAAKSTPREQTLEEARAAFERAFILKKLNEHDWEIMVTAEALGINRTSLWKKMQVLGIKK